In Paenibacillus sp. BIC5C1, a genomic segment contains:
- a CDS encoding phage tail sheath family protein yields MAGGTWEQTNRPVLPGLYMNFQAAASSAIQAGNRGTVVVPIKANWGPVGTFVEVGSEAAIERIFSANALDNGTAYTSLKLALLGGPKKLLAYRVAGESAKAATLTLKDSSDAAVLQLDAKYPGDRGNGFYVTIQPGVIDNTKHEVRLFEGNRMLYALLTADISAASLAKKINADESNIWINAQAIGDGTGVVATVAGAAFKGGASGNDGLTNAEYIAVQGALEGEQFDVLALDHAADAPLLASFAAWVKRVRNEGKPVMAVFGGSTADDTSVTAAQKAAARSLTLNHEGVINVGTGVRLGDAFYSSAETSAYVAGLIAGQSLNESTTYAPSPFDDVTRRWTRAEQEQAVQNGVFIFFHDGRQVKALRGVNTLVTPAAGQNNAWKKIRSIRVMDAINTDLQRSAEDTYIGKVNNTEEGRQALIGAMKAYLALLAQSNVIEAEGYDVVLDPAYYGAAPILKPEADQVFLQWNVKLTDVMEQLFGTFYVQ; encoded by the coding sequence ATGGCAGGCGGAACTTGGGAGCAAACGAATCGTCCGGTACTTCCGGGCTTATATATGAATTTTCAGGCGGCAGCGTCTTCGGCCATTCAGGCTGGTAATCGGGGAACGGTGGTTGTGCCGATCAAGGCAAACTGGGGTCCGGTAGGTACTTTTGTTGAAGTTGGCAGTGAAGCTGCAATTGAGCGTATTTTCTCGGCGAATGCCCTGGATAACGGGACAGCCTATACATCCTTGAAACTCGCCCTGCTGGGAGGACCGAAGAAGCTGCTCGCTTATCGGGTAGCCGGAGAATCGGCGAAAGCAGCGACTCTTACGCTGAAAGACAGCAGTGATGCAGCCGTTCTGCAACTGGACGCCAAGTATCCGGGTGACCGAGGTAACGGGTTCTACGTCACCATTCAACCGGGTGTCATTGATAATACAAAGCATGAAGTGCGCTTGTTTGAAGGCAACCGGATGCTGTATGCACTGCTGACTGCGGATATTTCGGCAGCGTCGCTGGCGAAAAAGATCAACGCGGATGAAAGCAACATTTGGATTAACGCGCAGGCGATTGGCGATGGTACAGGTGTCGTTGCAACCGTTGCGGGAGCGGCGTTCAAAGGTGGTGCAAGTGGCAACGATGGACTGACCAATGCCGAGTACATTGCCGTGCAGGGCGCGCTGGAAGGTGAGCAATTTGACGTTTTGGCACTGGATCATGCGGCGGATGCGCCTTTGCTGGCGAGCTTTGCAGCATGGGTGAAACGTGTACGCAATGAGGGGAAACCCGTGATGGCTGTATTTGGCGGTTCTACGGCGGATGACACCTCTGTTACCGCAGCACAGAAGGCGGCGGCACGTTCACTCACATTGAATCATGAGGGTGTAATCAATGTTGGTACGGGTGTGCGCTTGGGAGATGCATTCTACAGCTCGGCGGAAACGTCTGCTTATGTCGCGGGTCTAATTGCCGGACAAAGTCTGAATGAATCCACCACATACGCACCTTCTCCGTTCGATGACGTGACGCGTCGCTGGACTCGTGCAGAACAGGAGCAGGCGGTTCAAAACGGCGTATTTATTTTCTTCCATGATGGACGTCAGGTGAAGGCGCTTCGCGGAGTAAATACACTCGTGACCCCTGCTGCAGGACAGAATAATGCCTGGAAAAAAATCCGATCCATTCGTGTGATGGATGCAATTAATACGGATTTGCAGCGCTCTGCTGAAGATACGTATATCGGTAAAGTGAACAATACGGAAGAGGGCCGTCAGGCGCTAATCGGTGCGATGAAAGCCTATTTGGCGCTGCTTGCACAGAGTAATGTCATTGAAGCTGAGGGATACGATGTCGTTCTCGATCCGGCGTATTATGGTGCTGCACCGATTCTCAAGCCGGAGGCGGATCAGGTATTCCTGCAATGGAACGTGAAGCTGACGGATGTAATGGAGCAGCTGTTTGGAACATTTTACGTGCAATAA
- a CDS encoding matrixin family metalloprotease: MKYLKKALLICGLGGLLFSNIQAYATPVTGYSWGSRNITYQNNGSNNFYINIWTNARDEWNLSTDVFLKAGTNSKFTAGNKSDSGVTWDGLAEWTFSIITGNYSTMKTWVNTYYTTQSHYNTDNVEGIATHEFGHALGLDHAPYGNPTVMTPNTFERKSSGTLVDGRPNKSPTSWDINTVNVLYDNNFAKAQNPELVLDVPENILQKALITQKELKINHYSWAIGYSTLEARAYDADLIVSGIVKNKLSPLIKNDGETEEAFHQSEVAIENVIKGEGSKGDTIILRQIGGETDTSIIYHENSTELQEGTEVLMYLKKIDDNVYIPINEDESIFIKQGVQSLKTGDSSFKNLYDNRLVTLDEASASIN; the protein is encoded by the coding sequence ATGAAATATTTGAAGAAAGCGTTATTAATATGCGGCTTAGGAGGATTATTGTTTAGTAACATACAAGCTTATGCGACTCCAGTAACTGGTTATTCTTGGGGAAGCAGAAATATAACTTATCAAAACAATGGTTCTAATAATTTCTACATAAACATATGGACAAATGCTAGAGATGAATGGAATCTATCTACTGATGTTTTTCTGAAAGCTGGTACGAATTCTAAATTTACTGCGGGCAATAAATCTGACAGTGGCGTTACTTGGGACGGTCTTGCGGAATGGACATTTAGTATTATAACTGGGAACTATTCCACTATGAAAACATGGGTTAATACATACTACACAACGCAAAGTCATTACAATACAGACAATGTAGAGGGTATCGCAACTCATGAATTTGGACATGCCCTTGGGTTGGATCATGCTCCATATGGTAATCCTACAGTTATGACTCCAAATACATTTGAACGTAAATCTTCTGGAACTTTGGTAGATGGGCGTCCAAACAAGTCACCAACTTCATGGGACATAAATACCGTTAATGTTCTTTATGACAATAACTTTGCTAAAGCCCAGAATCCAGAACTTGTGCTAGATGTTCCCGAAAATATTCTTCAAAAGGCTCTGATAACACAAAAAGAGCTGAAAATAAATCATTATTCCTGGGCTATTGGCTATAGCACACTCGAAGCTCGTGCATATGATGCTGATCTTATTGTGAGTGGGATTGTTAAAAACAAACTTAGTCCTCTCATAAAAAATGATGGTGAAACCGAAGAAGCATTTCACCAATCAGAGGTAGCTATAGAAAATGTCATCAAAGGGGAAGGTTCAAAAGGAGATACAATTATTTTACGCCAAATTGGCGGAGAAACGGATACGTCTATTATTTACCATGAAAATTCAACCGAACTCCAAGAAGGTACAGAAGTATTGATGTATCTAAAAAAGATCGATGATAATGTATACATTCCAATTAATGAGGATGAAAGTATCTTTATTAAACAGGGTGTACAATCGCTTAAAACGGGTGACAGTTCGTTTAAAAACCTTTACGATAATCGTTTAGTTACTCTTGATGAAGCTTCGGCTTCTATTAATTAA
- a CDS encoding phage tail assembly chaperone → MSMNENMSEEQILDQLFEAAERLPEENVRIQRLDLLLTLRGLTSSKVDQIRERCTIRKTVKGRTEEKVDTETFNALLISEATVKMNVRGLELSGWGDNRITGRMKLSGGEQAVRRMLLAGELDAVGDKVLELSGFGVEIEDLKN, encoded by the coding sequence ATGAGTATGAACGAGAATATGTCTGAAGAACAAATTTTGGATCAGTTGTTTGAAGCAGCAGAACGTTTGCCGGAAGAGAATGTACGCATTCAACGTTTGGATCTGTTGCTGACCCTGCGTGGATTGACGTCCTCCAAAGTGGATCAGATTCGCGAACGCTGTACGATTCGAAAAACAGTCAAAGGCCGCACTGAGGAAAAGGTGGATACCGAAACATTTAACGCGCTGCTGATCTCTGAAGCCACGGTAAAAATGAATGTCCGCGGACTCGAACTGTCCGGTTGGGGAGACAACCGCATCACGGGTCGCATGAAGCTGTCCGGTGGCGAACAAGCCGTTCGCCGTATGTTGCTCGCGGGTGAACTGGATGCCGTAGGCGATAAGGTACTTGAGCTGTCCGGCTTCGGTGTGGAGATTGAAGACCTAAAAAACTGA
- a CDS encoding phage tail tube protein, with the protein MLDASRVILGTHGQLHIDGVWQTNINKLEASVEIEKRELNLVGNDWKVHKNGAKKGTGTMTGYKVTSDMIQRGFAKFQIISKVDDPESYGHESVLLKGCMVDKIQLANWTAGEEVPEETSFTFEGFELLNPIVAN; encoded by the coding sequence ATGTTGGATGCGTCAAGAGTCATTCTCGGTACTCATGGTCAGCTGCATATCGATGGTGTGTGGCAGACGAATATTAATAAGCTGGAGGCCAGCGTTGAAATTGAGAAGCGTGAGCTGAATCTGGTCGGCAACGACTGGAAAGTGCACAAGAATGGGGCGAAAAAAGGAACAGGTACGATGACAGGTTACAAAGTAACTTCGGACATGATCCAGCGGGGCTTCGCCAAGTTTCAGATTATCTCGAAGGTGGACGACCCTGAGTCCTATGGACATGAGAGTGTTCTGCTGAAAGGCTGCATGGTGGATAAAATCCAGCTTGCCAACTGGACAGCGGGTGAGGAAGTGCCGGAGGAAACAAGTTTTACATTTGAAGGATTTGAATTGTTGAACCCGATTGTAGCGAATTAA
- a CDS encoding LysM peptidoglycan-binding domain-containing protein: MEFTLIDGKTKFQFPVKPEELTISRSKGYETINMLEYGEFDFAQGEKVKEITFSSFFPKEYDASYCMYEPLPDPRVAMNMLNTFLVSKKPLRFIITNTGVNVPVYLISHNTTFRGGESGDIYFDITLRTWRDSKVEKVGGATSASKSGSRTDLKTSSKTYTVKSGDSLSKIAKLELGSSSKWNEIYKLNVKTIGSDPNRIKPGQKLVMP, translated from the coding sequence ATGGAATTTACCCTGATCGACGGGAAAACGAAGTTTCAATTTCCGGTGAAACCGGAAGAACTGACGATCTCCCGATCCAAGGGATACGAAACGATTAATATGCTGGAATATGGCGAGTTTGATTTTGCACAGGGGGAGAAGGTGAAGGAGATCACCTTCTCTTCTTTTTTTCCCAAAGAATATGATGCGTCCTATTGCATGTACGAGCCTTTGCCTGATCCGCGTGTAGCGATGAATATGCTGAATACGTTTCTGGTCTCAAAAAAGCCGCTGCGCTTCATCATTACCAACACGGGGGTGAACGTGCCCGTGTATCTGATCTCCCACAATACGACCTTTCGAGGCGGTGAGAGCGGGGATATTTACTTTGACATTACGCTGCGAACGTGGCGGGATTCCAAAGTGGAGAAGGTTGGCGGCGCAACATCTGCGAGCAAGTCGGGTTCCCGTACTGATCTGAAAACGAGCAGCAAGACCTACACCGTCAAATCTGGCGATTCCCTGTCCAAAATAGCAAAGCTTGAGCTGGGCAGCAGTTCCAAATGGAACGAGATTTATAAGCTCAATGTGAAGACCATCGGCAGTGATCCGAACCGGATCAAGCCCGGACAAAAGCTGGTGATGCCATGA
- a CDS encoding DUF4127 family protein: MKTVLYVPLDDRPANLDDVVVQGKAAGIHIITPHLGDIQNRLDSEKTVEGTTLLGTSTPTYGKPSNIHDFILKNAAKVDGFIISSDMLAYGGLIGSRQLREDGGGTYPNYDQDTTRLLDVIKAIKGKYPRKPVFVMDTIMRLATTSFADGLALDAYNESRALMQQPRQSFTVFEDIVNGYNLSPESTEYGATTYFNKEQYYNTRQHKFKTNLYILDKLARKGYIDFLAVGVDDANTQGVQINEINYVEARINEWLGGTDGQNPDRAIILPDADGLGHALVARMANQLLRGGKKTRYAVKYFGPHGSTIINTYEYMNVHENVVRHVDIVGGVVVADSAYPGPDVVTDTTSDVENGNELTNATSVDEASSFDMASELDRMTNRHPGKPGKKPVHIEIIAITALDQVQTAVAQLTSNSEKGLPSVLIDFVGKGPANVDVAEALLNSPYTGRVLGYSAWNTPGNKIGMAVGMGQSRYALITTETHAHALRDAMNAQGSLLFKRFLKDYDYKAVAIADIRTYSRAHALYTNVATLADQNMVLFNSEEDYAHLQTLLRDLMQTHTTALAGKPAFAQGNVAIKQICNGEADYAEYCSALLDYTNPDFIWGRAFEITLNPKVTLK, translated from the coding sequence ATGAAAACAGTATTGTATGTTCCACTGGATGATCGTCCAGCGAATCTGGATGACGTCGTTGTACAAGGAAAAGCAGCCGGTATCCATATCATTACACCGCACCTGGGTGACATTCAAAATCGTCTGGATTCCGAGAAAACGGTAGAAGGCACCACATTGCTTGGAACGTCTACCCCTACGTATGGGAAACCGTCCAACATTCATGATTTCATATTGAAAAATGCCGCCAAAGTGGATGGATTCATCATCTCTTCGGATATGCTGGCTTATGGTGGTCTGATTGGCAGTCGTCAGCTTCGTGAAGATGGAGGTGGCACATATCCTAATTATGATCAGGACACCACCCGTTTGCTCGATGTGATCAAAGCGATTAAAGGGAAATATCCACGCAAACCGGTGTTTGTGATGGATACCATTATGCGACTCGCGACCACCTCATTTGCAGATGGTCTCGCATTGGATGCCTACAATGAGTCACGTGCACTGATGCAGCAACCACGCCAGTCTTTTACGGTATTCGAGGATATTGTGAACGGGTACAACCTTTCTCCAGAGTCTACGGAATATGGGGCAACGACGTATTTTAATAAAGAACAGTACTACAACACCAGACAACATAAATTCAAAACCAATCTGTACATTCTGGATAAGCTTGCTCGCAAAGGATATATTGATTTCCTCGCTGTAGGCGTCGACGATGCGAATACGCAAGGCGTTCAGATTAATGAGATTAATTATGTGGAAGCACGGATCAATGAATGGCTCGGTGGGACGGATGGACAAAATCCCGATCGGGCGATTATTCTTCCCGACGCGGATGGCCTGGGTCATGCTCTGGTGGCGCGTATGGCGAATCAACTGCTTCGTGGTGGGAAGAAGACGCGTTATGCGGTGAAATATTTTGGCCCTCATGGTTCCACGATTATCAATACCTACGAATATATGAATGTGCACGAGAATGTAGTGCGTCATGTGGATATTGTTGGTGGTGTGGTTGTAGCGGATTCCGCTTATCCAGGGCCTGATGTGGTAACGGATACGACTTCCGATGTGGAAAATGGAAATGAATTAACGAATGCTACATCTGTCGATGAAGCTTCTTCGTTTGATATGGCGTCTGAGTTGGATCGCATGACGAACCGTCATCCAGGCAAACCGGGTAAAAAACCGGTGCACATTGAGATTATTGCCATCACGGCGCTGGATCAGGTGCAGACGGCAGTGGCGCAATTGACGAGTAATAGTGAGAAGGGTCTGCCTTCGGTGTTGATTGATTTTGTAGGAAAAGGTCCGGCCAACGTCGATGTAGCCGAAGCACTCCTGAACAGTCCGTATACGGGTCGGGTTCTGGGTTACAGTGCATGGAATACGCCGGGGAACAAAATCGGTATGGCTGTGGGTATGGGACAATCCCGTTATGCTTTGATTACAACAGAAACACATGCCCATGCGTTGCGAGATGCCATGAATGCACAGGGGTCATTGTTGTTCAAACGTTTCCTGAAAGATTACGATTATAAAGCAGTAGCGATTGCAGATATCCGTACGTATTCCAGAGCGCATGCGCTGTATACCAATGTGGCCACCCTCGCGGATCAGAATATGGTGTTGTTTAACTCAGAAGAAGATTATGCTCATTTGCAGACTTTACTCAGGGATCTGATGCAGACCCACACCACGGCACTGGCGGGAAAACCAGCTTTTGCCCAAGGTAATGTGGCGATAAAGCAAATTTGTAATGGCGAAGCAGATTATGCGGAGTATTGCAGTGCACTGCTGGATTATACGAACCCCGATTTCATCTGGGGACGTGCGTTTGAGATTACGTTGAATCCGAAAGTTACGCTGAAATAA